The Rosa rugosa chromosome 1, drRosRugo1.1, whole genome shotgun sequence genomic sequence GGGAATTGCCTTAATTTTTTAATAATGTAACATAGTATTATCCTTTTTCAATTGAGAGGAGAGATGGCTGAGTGGACTAAAGGGTCGCATTGCTAATCCGTTGTACAAGTTTTTCGTACCGAGGGTTCGAATCCCTCTCTTTCTGTTTTCACTGATGACTTTGGTAGTATTTTCTATCAAATTTATCGCGAgctctttttattattattattattttataaataGTTAAACATTAATATTTAAAGAGGTGGAATAGATAAAATCTTACTAAGAACAGTTTAAAATCAAGCAAAGAAAAAccttattttttattcttttcacGTCTAGGATTACATCCCACTTTTTGGAAATCAAAGCCTCATCAACATttcttatatttttatttagaGTGGTTTCCTCCAAATTAAAGCTAACAACTAAAGAGACTAATCTACTTCGGGCATGGACTTTCCTAACCACATATGCTTTCAGTTGGAATCAAACCCGAAACCTAGAATACCAGACGAGGAGTTTGCCAAATCGACCACATCTTGTGGCCaacatttctctatcttttggTAATTCATTCATAGGAattcttgtttcttcttttttgactAGCACAAAAAGATGAACAAGAAGGTAAATAGTTACATATAAATTTTGAGGCTCTCATGTAGAATAGAAGAAAATGTTTCCTCAAGTAGAATAGAAGATCTACTAGTCAAAAGAAATATTCGCACACCAAAAGATCCCAAACAGTCCACTCTCTCCGACTCCACCCTCGTCCTTAGTCCTTACCCTTTTCATCATCACATGCCAATCCCATTTGCTACCGCCCTCAGCCTCCTCCGACCAATCACAAGCCCGCCATGTACCTCTCCGAAAAGCCCCACCCAATTGATTTCTACAAGTCGGTCgacgccgcctcctcctcctcccccgaCCGCGACATGATCATGGAGGTCGTCTCCGCCGCCGCCAACGCCGCCGCGCCAGGTGGCAACACCAGCAGCGGCGGCGAGGACCACGAGGCCCGCGCCCCGAAGAAGCGGGCGGAGCATTGGATCCAGGAAGAGACCCGGTGCCTCATCAGCTTCCGCCGCGAGGTCGACGGCCTGTTCAACACCTCCAAGTCCAACAAGCACCTCTGGGAGCAAATCTCCGCCAAGATGAGGGATAAAGGGTTCGATCGGAGCCCCACCATGTGTACGGACAAGTGGAGGAACTTGCTTAAGGAGTTCAAGAAGGCCAGGCAGCAGGTCAAGGTGGGCAGCAGGTCTGCCAAGATGTTGTATTACGAGGACTTGCAGGAGTTGATTAGGGATAGGACTAGTAACAATGGTGCTAATAATGCCGGTAGTAATGGTGCTGCTGGTTATAAGAGGCCGAATTCTCCTCCGAAGCTCGAATCTTTCATTCGTTTCTCTGATAAGAGTGAGTGTGAAACGCGAAAAGGAATTTCTTTTTATGTGTCTGAATTTTTTTCGAATGAATGCAATGCTGATTGTAACTTGCCAAATTACATTGCAGGTCTCGAGGATGCAGGTATTCCGTTTGGACCCATGGAAGGTATAAGTTCGTTTTAGTTTTCGACGTTTGGTTTGATAAATGCTTAACTGGCTCTGGTTAGTATAGTATAGCATTGTGTTTTGGTGCAATTTGAGTGTTGTGTGTGTGCGCTTTGTGCTTTTAAGAGTCGGTTGCTGCAATTTGTAAGagcttttttgtttgtttgtttatagcAGCTGACCGAACAGCAGTGGACTTGGAAAGGCAGTTGGATCATGATGGTGACCCTCTGGCTATTACTGCGGCTGAGGCAGTGGCAGCCAACGAGGTTCCTCCGTGGAATTGGAGGGAGGGCCCTGAGAATGGTGAGCTTTCGTAACTAGAATTGTAATGCCAAATAAGTAAGATTAGTAATGCATTGAGAATTGAGATGCTGCTATAAATGGTAGTGGAAATGTTTCTATTACTATATGCGTATCTGCCGCCTTCAATTGGAATTAAGCTGCCTTCACCTGAAAAAAGAGAGGCAATTTTCGTGACCTCATAACTACCCTATGTTTCATTTCAATTGCTAGCGTACTTTGCATATATTTATTATCATGGTAGCATGTTGCATTCTAATTTAGTAGTGATACCAAAGAAAAGGCATATTCTTGAAGTATTTGTCCATTTCCCTTTTTACCACATTAATGGAGTTCTCTATCGCTATCAACCACTTGCATGATGGTACTTCCACTTTAAGCTTTACCACAATCTGCCGTTACATCTTCTGAACACCAAAACGACAACCAAAACTGATACACACATCTTGTAAAGTCACAATTTACAAATTGTTTGAAGCATGTGATTGTTTAATGGCAGGAGGGGAGACACACTCATCTTTTTGTGGAAGGATTATAACTGTCAAGTTGGGGGAATACAACACCAGAAGGATTGGTATTGATGGAACAGCTGATGCGATTAAGGAGGCAATCAAGTCTGCATTCAGAATAAGAACTAAGCGAGCATTTTGGTTGGAGGACGAGTATCAGGTTGTTCGGAGTCTTGATAGGGATATGCCTTTGGGCAATTATACTCTCCACCTTGATGAAGGTATCCTATGCAATTTCTTTTCCGTTAATTGTGGAACTAGGATTTTGGTTTACTGGATATATGGTAAGAAGCTGTATACTTCTTTTCGCAGGAATAACCATTAAACTTTGCCTCTGCGATGAATCTGACCGTATAGTTCGCACTGAAGAAATAACATTCTACACTGAGGATGACTTTCGTGATTTCCTTTCACGTCGCGGCTTGATCGGTTTAAGAGATTTAAGAGAATTAGGTGGCTACAGACGCATTGATACTTTAGATGATCTTCAATCTGGTGCAATGTATCAGGGGGTGAGGCTTCTGGGGGACTAGAAGATTTTGTATATTCACTTTAACTATTCATAGACCACATGTAAGAAGATTGTTGATTCATGTTGTAAGTGCCAAGTGGCAGCTATCTGAGTCAACATTGTATAAAACCAATGTACATTCCAAGCGACGCCCCATCTTTTTAGGCCTGTTTTTCatcttctcttttccttttcttttactGATTCATCTCTCAAATTGAACAGTGATCCCCATCTTCATCACAAACGCATGCCGTCCTCATTGATTCACTCTGTTTGGGTTTAACAAGCATATACATTGTTACCCATGGCCAAGATCAAGATTGGCATCAATGGTATTGGTGTAACTATTCACTGGTTTGTTCAGTACTTGTATCGTGTCATCTTTCTTGATTGAAAATTATGTTATAAATGAAGGATTCGGAAGGATTGGCCGGTTGGTGGCCAGAGTTGCTCTGCAGAGAGATGACATCGAACTCGTTGCCATTAACGATCCTTTCTTGACTGCTGATCACATGGTATGTGTATGTAGAACCAGTTTCATACATGATTCTAGTGTCCCGTCTTTTTGAGGCATTTCAACAAACATTTTGCCCTCTGCGTGGCGGAATTGCCTACAAGGCATCCCCGAAATCCTCCCTCATTGTGGATCGAGTTGAATGTGTATTAGGTAACATAATTCTTGATAAAGGGGTAGCATGTATTAATTAATCCTATCTTCTCAGAGATACATGTTTAAGTACGACAGTGTTCATGGGCAGTGGAAGCATGGCGAGCTTAAGGTTAAGGATGAAAGCACACTTCTCTTTGGTGATAAGCCTGTTAAAGTTTTTGATTCTAGGTAAAATCCTACTTAATTACCATTTATACACCAATTACGCTCCCACTCTTGTGTTTAATTGGTAGTTAGCAAGAACAATGAAATTTCACTTGGCTTGTTTAGTTCTCTACTTACCTTACCTGATGAAATCCCATGGGGCGATTCTGGTGCTGCATTTGTCGTTGAGTCCTCCGGAGTTTACACAGATCGGGAGAGAGCATCTCACCACCTGAGGGTAAAATTTTTTAGATGCTTTTATACATGTTCATGAAGATTTTGTTGTTCATATATACAATAATTCGTACGTTACACAGGGTGGTGCAAAGAAAGTTATCATTTCTGCCCCAAGTGATGATGTTCCCATGTTTGTTGTGGGTGTTAATGAGAAGGACTACACTCCAGATCTTAACGTTGTTTCAAATGCAAGCTGCACTACTAACTGTCTTGCTCCACTGGCAAAGGTTTCATTTCTTATTATTGTCTTAATCAAATCAATATTAGCTAGTACGTTAATCAACTGGTTAATTCTCTCATGTTTACTGAATCAATGTACATATCATTGGCAGGTTATCCACGATAAATTTGGTATCATAGAGGGTCTTATGACCACTGTCCATTCTATTACtggtgagtgtgtgtgtgtataaacacacacaaaacTCTAGTATACTTGTTTGATTCGATGTAAGCTAGACTGTAATGAATCATTGGTTGAAGGTTCTTTCGATGTGATGTAGCTACTCAAAAGACTGTTGATAGTCCACTAATGAAAGACTGGAGAGGTGGTAGAGCTGCTGGCCATAACATCATTCCCACTAGTACTGGAGCTGCTGAGGTATATATTGGATTCCTTGCATTGGTAGATGTAATATGTCTGTACAGTTTTTATACTTCTCTAACGCTGTTTAATAGATTTGGGAAATATTCAGAATCTGTGCTGGTTTGATTTATAGGGTGTTGGTAAAGTGCTGCCGGCACTAAATGGGAAGTTGACAGGAATGGCCTTCAGGGTTCCCACTGTTGATGTTTCCGTGGTTGACCTCACAGTGAGACTTGAGAAGAAGGCTACTTATGATGAGATTAAAAATGCTATCAAGTAAGGATCAGGGCATTCACTATGATTTCTTTC encodes the following:
- the LOC133726701 gene encoding glyceraldehyde-3-phosphate dehydrogenase 2, cytosolic-like isoform X2 — encoded protein: MAKIKIGINGFGRIGRLVARVALQRDDIELVAINDPFLTADHMWKHGELKVKDESTLLFGDKPVKVFDSSSLLTLPDEIPWGDSGAAFVVESSGVYTDRERASHHLRGGAKKVIISAPSDDVPMFVVGVNEKDYTPDLNVVSNASCTTNCLAPLAKVIHDKFGIIEGLMTTVHSITATQKTVDSPLMKDWRGGRAAGHNIIPTSTGAAEGVGKVLPALNGKLTGMAFRVPTVDVSVVDLTVRLEKKATYDEIKNAIKEESEGNLKGILGYMDDDLVSTDFVDNHRSSIFDAKAGIALNDNFVKLVAWYDNEWGYSSRVIDLICHMATVT
- the LOC133726700 gene encoding trihelix transcription factor GT-1-like isoform X3, with the protein product MYLSEKPHPIDFYKSVDAASSSSPDRDMIMEVVSAAANAAAPGGNTSSGGEDHEARAPKKRAEHWIQEETRCLISFRREVDGLFNTSKSNKHLWEQISAKMRDKGFDRSPTMCTDKWRNLLKEFKKARQQVKVGSRSAKMLYYEDLQELIRDRTSNNGANNAGSNGAAGYKRPNSPPKLESFIRFSDKSLEDAGIPFGPMEAADRTAVDLERQLDHDGDPLAITAAEAVAANEVPPWNWREGPENGGETHSSFCGRIITVKLGEYNTRRIGIDGTADAIKEAIKSAFRIRTKRAFWLEDEYQVVRSLDRDMPLGNYTLHLDEGITIKLCLCDESDRIVRTEEITFYTEDDFRDFLSRRGLIGLRDLRELGGYRRIDTLDDLQSGAMYQG
- the LOC133726700 gene encoding trihelix transcription factor GT-1-like isoform X1, which gives rise to MYLSEKPHPIDFYKSVDAASSSSPDRDMIMEVVSAAANAAAPGGNTSSGGEDHEARAPKKRAEHWIQEETRCLISFRREVDGLFNTSKSNKHLWEQISAKMRDKGFDRSPTMCTDKWRNLLKEFKKARQQVKVGSRSAKMLYYEDLQELIRDRTSNNGANNAGSNGAAGYKRPNSPPKLESFIRFSDKSLEDAGIPFGPMEAADRTAVDLERQLDHDGDPLAITAAEAVAANEVPPWNWREGPENGGETHSSFCGRIITVKLGEYNTRRIGIDGTADAIKEAIKSAFRIRTKRAFWLEDEYQVVRSLDRDMPLGNYTLHLDEGITIKLCLCDESDRIVRTEEITFYTEDDFRDFLSRRGLIGLRDLRELGGYRRIDTLDDLQSGAMYQGVRLLGD
- the LOC133726701 gene encoding glyceraldehyde-3-phosphate dehydrogenase, cytosolic-like isoform X1; its protein translation is MAKIKIGINGFGRIGRLVARVALQRDDIELVAINDPFLTADHMRYMFKYDSVHGQWKHGELKVKDESTLLFGDKPVKVFDSSSLLTLPDEIPWGDSGAAFVVESSGVYTDRERASHHLRGGAKKVIISAPSDDVPMFVVGVNEKDYTPDLNVVSNASCTTNCLAPLAKVIHDKFGIIEGLMTTVHSITATQKTVDSPLMKDWRGGRAAGHNIIPTSTGAAEGVGKVLPALNGKLTGMAFRVPTVDVSVVDLTVRLEKKATYDEIKNAIKEESEGNLKGILGYMDDDLVSTDFVDNHRSSIFDAKAGIALNDNFVKLVAWYDNEWGYSSRVIDLICHMATVT
- the LOC133726700 gene encoding trihelix transcription factor GT-1-like isoform X2, giving the protein MYLSEKPHPIDFYKSVDAASSSSPDRDMIMEVVSAAANAAAPGGNTSSGGEDHEARAPKKRAEHWIQEETRCLISFRREVDGLFNTSKSNKHLWEQISAKMRDKGFDRSPTMCTDKWRNLLKEFKKARQQVKVGSRSAKMLYYEDLQELIRDRTSNNGANNAGSNGAAGYKRPNSPPKLESFIRFSDKSLEDAGIPFGPMEADRTAVDLERQLDHDGDPLAITAAEAVAANEVPPWNWREGPENGGETHSSFCGRIITVKLGEYNTRRIGIDGTADAIKEAIKSAFRIRTKRAFWLEDEYQVVRSLDRDMPLGNYTLHLDEGITIKLCLCDESDRIVRTEEITFYTEDDFRDFLSRRGLIGLRDLRELGGYRRIDTLDDLQSGAMYQGVRLLGD